A DNA window from Drosophila biarmipes strain raj3 chromosome 2R, RU_DBia_V1.1, whole genome shotgun sequence contains the following coding sequences:
- the LOC108029730 gene encoding serine/arginine repetitive matrix protein 1 isoform X1, whose amino-acid sequence MASRRRAELNPKLHMDRQPTAARITDPSLPAGKRREIDNVMKKARANTTNDYWDKKLIEAEEKDPNRWRHTGYKKMYIQGESSSGESERDGREGREGGAPPYGRYPPPGGPPSGPPPPSQRYGRSRSPHSRSRSRLRKSPPLSPPPRRRSPPMAMHGGMDRRGGPRSPPMPRSPNNSHDALMRRPGNGHGRPRSPPEPSGGSSSSSLRRKPNASRSPLSRRRSPPLPPPSSSGMDKRGPVTHILPRSKRPPSPPPRHSMRSRSNSSMSSSSDDSCSLCSPSHRHRSRSRGPRSPPPKPRGHYRTGAPPPPPSEPHGRIHGRPSTPPPVRGGGGSSVSAMEKYRQAKMRHIGHDRGSSSDAHMKIARSSRHSPPPEDPRLKHRPPEPPEPASGPTGAPAAQAKKKKKEKEMRPRIKIEGEKRKKHPSGTTTGTGANAANSSSDSDDSNGSDSDEVGTLPTFSATTRLTLSERFGKMAQWSMDRSNMENMRITKDSTGGALKVMIEEGLESPPRRYSYSPAPAGHFPEELATTAPSGMLSWDDVRVRYEYYKSRGYLRDLDLKDYIKWEEWWYKYQEWLKQERYYEYWDRSQQLRRRRKKLPVTQRLN is encoded by the exons ATGGCGTCGCGCAGGCGCGCCGAACTGAATCCCAAACTGCACATGGACAGGCAGCCGACAGCTGCCCGAATAACAG ATCCCTCATTACCCGCTGGCAAGCGACGCGAGATCGACAACGTGATGAAGAAGGCGCGCGCCAACACCACCAACGACTACTGGGACAAGAAGCTGATCGAGGCCGAGGAGAAGGACCCGAACCGATGGCGCCACACGGGCTACAAGAAGATGTACATCCAGGGCGAGAGCAGCTCCGGCGAGAGCGAACGCGACGGTCGCGAAGGTCGTGAGGGTGGAGCCCCGCCCTACGGCCGCTATCCGCCCCCGGGCGGACCGCCGTCCGGTCCACCGCCGCCGTCGCAGCGATACGGGCGCTCCCGTTCGCCGCATTCGCGCAGTCGGTCGCGCCTGCGCAAGTCGCCACCGCTTTCGCCGCCTCCGCGTCGCCGCTCCCCGCCGATGGCCATGCACGGTGGCATGGACCGCCGCGGCGGACCGCGCTCGCCGCCCATGCCGCGATCGCCCAACAACAGCCACGACGCCCTCATGCGTCGGCCCGGAAACGGCCACGGACGGCCACGATCCCCGCCGGAACCCAGTGGTGgctcgtcctcctcgtcgcTGCGACGCAAGCCTAACGCGTCGCGATCCCCGCTAAGCCGCCGTCGGTCGCCCCCGCTTCCGCCGCCCTCGTCGTCGGGGATGGACAAGCGGGGCCCAGTCACCCACATCCTGCCGCGCTCCAAGCGCCCGCCATCGCCACCGCCAAGG CACTCAATGCGTTCGCGATCAAACAGCTCGATGAGCAGCAGTTCCGATGACTCCTGCTCCCTCTGCTCGCCCAGCCATCGTCACAGATCTCG ATCCCGCGGTCCGCGTTCGCCGCCACCCAAGCCACGTGGCCATTATCGCACGGGGGCGCCTCCGCCCCCGCCGTCGGAGCCACATGGCCGAATCCATGGTCGCCCCAGCACTCCACCGCCCGTGCGCGGAGGTGGAGGCAGTTCGGTCTCCGCCATGGAGAAATACCGCCAGGCCAAGATGCGTCACATCGGCCATGATCGCGGCTCCTCGTCGGATGCCCACATGAAGATCGCGCGATCGTCGCGCCACTCGCCGCCGCCGGAAGATCCGCGTCTCAAGCACCGTCCGCCAGAGCCACCAGAGCCCGCATCGGGGCCAACTGGAGCCCCGGCAGCACAGGctaaaaagaagaagaaggagaaggag ATGAGGCCACGCATAAAAATTGAAGGTGAGAAACGTAAAAAGCATCCGAGCGGGACGACCACTGGCACCGGAGCTAACGCGGCGAACTCCTCCTCGGACTCGGACGATTCGAACGGCTCGGACAGCGACGAGGTCGGCACGTTGCCCACATTCTCGGCTACCACGCGGCTGACGCTCTCGGAGCGGTTCGGCAAAATGGCGCAGTGGAGCATGGATCGCAGCAACATGGAGAATATGAGAATCACCAAAGACTCCACCGGTGGGGCCCTCAAAGTGATGATTGAAGAGGGCCTGGAGTCGCCGCCGCGTCGCTATTCGTATTCGCCGGCACCGGCCGGGCACTTTCCGGAGGAGTTGGCCACCACAGCACCGTCGGGAATGCTGTCGTGGGACGACGTGCGCGTCCGTTACGAGTACTACAAGAGTCGTGGCTACCTGAGGGACTTGGACCTTAAG GACTATATCAAGTGGGAGGAGTGGTGGTATAAATATCAGGAGTGGTTGAAACAGGAACGCTACTATGAGTACTGGGATCGCAGTCAGCAATTGCGCAGACGACGCAAGAAGCTGCCGGTCACTCAGCGCTTGAATTAA
- the LOC108029730 gene encoding basic salivary proline-rich protein 2 isoform X2 — MKKARANTTNDYWDKKLIEAEEKDPNRWRHTGYKKMYIQGESSSGESERDGREGREGGAPPYGRYPPPGGPPSGPPPPSQRYGRSRSPHSRSRSRLRKSPPLSPPPRRRSPPMAMHGGMDRRGGPRSPPMPRSPNNSHDALMRRPGNGHGRPRSPPEPSGGSSSSSLRRKPNASRSPLSRRRSPPLPPPSSSGMDKRGPVTHILPRSKRPPSPPPRHSMRSRSNSSMSSSSDDSCSLCSPSHRHRSRSRGPRSPPPKPRGHYRTGAPPPPPSEPHGRIHGRPSTPPPVRGGGGSSVSAMEKYRQAKMRHIGHDRGSSSDAHMKIARSSRHSPPPEDPRLKHRPPEPPEPASGPTGAPAAQAKKKKKEKEMRPRIKIEGEKRKKHPSGTTTGTGANAANSSSDSDDSNGSDSDEVGTLPTFSATTRLTLSERFGKMAQWSMDRSNMENMRITKDSTGGALKVMIEEGLESPPRRYSYSPAPAGHFPEELATTAPSGMLSWDDVRVRYEYYKSRGYLRDLDLKDYIKWEEWWYKYQEWLKQERYYEYWDRSQQLRRRRKKLPVTQRLN; from the exons ATGAAGAAGGCGCGCGCCAACACCACCAACGACTACTGGGACAAGAAGCTGATCGAGGCCGAGGAGAAGGACCCGAACCGATGGCGCCACACGGGCTACAAGAAGATGTACATCCAGGGCGAGAGCAGCTCCGGCGAGAGCGAACGCGACGGTCGCGAAGGTCGTGAGGGTGGAGCCCCGCCCTACGGCCGCTATCCGCCCCCGGGCGGACCGCCGTCCGGTCCACCGCCGCCGTCGCAGCGATACGGGCGCTCCCGTTCGCCGCATTCGCGCAGTCGGTCGCGCCTGCGCAAGTCGCCACCGCTTTCGCCGCCTCCGCGTCGCCGCTCCCCGCCGATGGCCATGCACGGTGGCATGGACCGCCGCGGCGGACCGCGCTCGCCGCCCATGCCGCGATCGCCCAACAACAGCCACGACGCCCTCATGCGTCGGCCCGGAAACGGCCACGGACGGCCACGATCCCCGCCGGAACCCAGTGGTGgctcgtcctcctcgtcgcTGCGACGCAAGCCTAACGCGTCGCGATCCCCGCTAAGCCGCCGTCGGTCGCCCCCGCTTCCGCCGCCCTCGTCGTCGGGGATGGACAAGCGGGGCCCAGTCACCCACATCCTGCCGCGCTCCAAGCGCCCGCCATCGCCACCGCCAAGG CACTCAATGCGTTCGCGATCAAACAGCTCGATGAGCAGCAGTTCCGATGACTCCTGCTCCCTCTGCTCGCCCAGCCATCGTCACAGATCTCG ATCCCGCGGTCCGCGTTCGCCGCCACCCAAGCCACGTGGCCATTATCGCACGGGGGCGCCTCCGCCCCCGCCGTCGGAGCCACATGGCCGAATCCATGGTCGCCCCAGCACTCCACCGCCCGTGCGCGGAGGTGGAGGCAGTTCGGTCTCCGCCATGGAGAAATACCGCCAGGCCAAGATGCGTCACATCGGCCATGATCGCGGCTCCTCGTCGGATGCCCACATGAAGATCGCGCGATCGTCGCGCCACTCGCCGCCGCCGGAAGATCCGCGTCTCAAGCACCGTCCGCCAGAGCCACCAGAGCCCGCATCGGGGCCAACTGGAGCCCCGGCAGCACAGGctaaaaagaagaagaaggagaaggag ATGAGGCCACGCATAAAAATTGAAGGTGAGAAACGTAAAAAGCATCCGAGCGGGACGACCACTGGCACCGGAGCTAACGCGGCGAACTCCTCCTCGGACTCGGACGATTCGAACGGCTCGGACAGCGACGAGGTCGGCACGTTGCCCACATTCTCGGCTACCACGCGGCTGACGCTCTCGGAGCGGTTCGGCAAAATGGCGCAGTGGAGCATGGATCGCAGCAACATGGAGAATATGAGAATCACCAAAGACTCCACCGGTGGGGCCCTCAAAGTGATGATTGAAGAGGGCCTGGAGTCGCCGCCGCGTCGCTATTCGTATTCGCCGGCACCGGCCGGGCACTTTCCGGAGGAGTTGGCCACCACAGCACCGTCGGGAATGCTGTCGTGGGACGACGTGCGCGTCCGTTACGAGTACTACAAGAGTCGTGGCTACCTGAGGGACTTGGACCTTAAG GACTATATCAAGTGGGAGGAGTGGTGGTATAAATATCAGGAGTGGTTGAAACAGGAACGCTACTATGAGTACTGGGATCGCAGTCAGCAATTGCGCAGACGACGCAAGAAGCTGCCGGTCACTCAGCGCTTGAATTAA
- the LOC108029640 gene encoding mediator of RNA polymerase II transcription subunit 8 — protein sequence MQRDEKLFEMTLETVLQRLNDLKLAVLSMIQKLELEYETINWPTFLDNFAIISSHLTGLTKILAKEQCPPLRNRTVLPLLVSMDRDETLINITEGRVPVFSHDIVPDYLRTRPDPITEQKMQQNEQKAANLTNDAAMKQVTQYNKVVSHVLDMVSKAREEWEIESSSRTGIQQTSSMADTQLLVAAVGMGKGLKLTNYGPGPGMMVPPSIRAPSPMGGPAMSPGNVQQQLGKAPSAVKTNIKSANQVHPFSR from the coding sequence ATGCAGCGCGACGAAAAGCTTTTCGAGATGACGCTCGAAACGGTCCTGCAGCGCCTGAACGACCTGAAGCTGGCGGTGCTCTCGATGATCCAGAAACTGGAGCTGGAGTACGAGACCATAAACTGGCCAACGTTCCTGGACAACTTTGCCATAATCTCGAGCCACCTCACGGGGTTGACCAAGATCCTGGCCAAGGAGCAGTGCCCGCCGCTCAGGAACCGAACCGTACTTCCCCTACTGGTCTCCATGGACCGGGACGAGACCTTGATCAACATCACGGAGGGCCGGGTGCCGGTCTTCTCGCACGACATCGTTCCCGACTATCTGAGAACTCGGCCGGATCCGATTACGGAGCAAAAGATGCAGCAGAACGAACAGAAGGCGGCCAACCTCACAAACGACGCCGCCATGAAGCAGGTCACCCAGTACAATAAGGTCGTCTCCCACGTCCTAGACATGGTCAGCAAGGCGCGCGAGGAGTGGGAGATCGAGAGCTCCTCGCGCACCGGCATCCAGCAGACGAGCAGCATGGCCGACACCCAGCTGCTGGTGGCCGCCGTTGGCATGGGGAAGGGCCTCAAGCTGACCAACTACGGACCCGGACCGGGCATGATGGTCCCACCCTCAATCCGAGCACCCTCTCCCATGGGCGGACCCGCCATGAGTCCCGGCAacgtgcagcagcagctgggcaAGGCGCCCTCGGCTGTTAAGACCAACATCAAGTCCGCCAACCAAGTTCATCCGTTTTCTCGGTAG